The Bombus huntii isolate Logan2020A chromosome 11, iyBomHunt1.1, whole genome shotgun sequence genome includes a window with the following:
- the LOC126871379 gene encoding LOW QUALITY PROTEIN: pyrroline-5-carboxylate reductase 3-like (The sequence of the model RefSeq protein was modified relative to this genomic sequence to represent the inferred CDS: inserted 2 bases in 1 codon): protein MTTGYKTTEHLRLGRVRQRLNARKVSDHLLADGKXGEKIALNIDTKMLKIGFIGGGKMAQALAKGFIRGGLSKGEMMLASCLPNDVGSIDAFKEIGSNTVFTNAPVVDYGDVLILAVKPQVVPMVLPDLKNYRKLLLSIAMGIPLASLEKAVPNGTPVIRVMPNTPAIVGCGATVYARGKHAGDKEAKIAEKLFSSVGVCEEVPENLIDPVTALAGSGPAYVYMMIEALADGGVKMGLMRPTAYMLAAQTVLGAGTMVRDTKIHPGQLKDDVASPAGSTITAIHYLEQHGLRSAVIGAVEAATKRCKEVSSLSEKN from the exons TGAGTGATCATCTTCTTGCCGACGGGAA CGGAGAAAAGATCGCATTGAATATCGACACAAAAATGTTGAAGATTGGATTCATAGGAGGCGGTAAGATGGCTCAGGCTTTGGCCAAAGGTTTCATTCGAGGTG GGTTGAGCAAAGGTGAAATGATGCTGGCCAGTTGTCTCCCGAATGACGTGGGCAGTATAGATGCATTTAAg GAAATTGGATCAAATACTGTATTTACAAATGCACCTGTTGTTGATTATGGGGACGTTTTGATTTTAGCAGTAAAACCACAAGTTGTTCCGATGGTCCTCCcggatttaaaaaattacagaaaacTTTTACTTTCTATTGCTATGGGTATTCCATTAGCGTCGTTAGAAAAG GCTGTGCCAAACGGAACACCGGTAATCAGAGTAATGCCCAATACACCAGCCATTGTAGGTTGCGGTGCTACGGTATACGCTCGTGGAAAACATGCCGGCGATAAAGAAGccaaaatagcagaaaaattattttcctctGTGGGTGTATGCGAAGAAGTACctgaaaatttaattgatCCCGTTACAGCTTTAGCGGGTTCGGGACCTGCTTAT GTATATATGATGATAGAAGCTTTGGCCGATGGAGGCGTAAAAATGGGTCTTATGAGACCAACCGCGTATATGCTAGCTGCACAAACAGTTCTTGGTGCTGGTACTATGGTTCGAGATACCAAAATACATCCAGGACAACTTAAAGATGATGTAGCGTCACCAGCAG GATCTACTATAACTGCAATACATTATTTAGAACAACATGGATTGAGATCAGCTGTAATTGGAGCAGTTGAAGCAGCAACGAAGAGATGTAAAGAAGTTAGTTCACTTTCAGAGAAAAATTAG